From a single Dehalococcoidales bacterium genomic region:
- a CDS encoding phage tail protein: MTNSRRLEGTIGRQAWIGHKEIEMRPAKTDMMQGFRYHVTSANASGVDLFQSTPASDRDNYEAKAVAGFNQVTMPELSVEVAEYREGNSIWAMKFPGPPTVSELSLMRGITKRDTAFHQMVMASVNGQEYRCDVTIWHYQRTEMADAVAGTTDKSKHRRIECGECFATTAKVGDFDATASEVSIAETTIAIEKFDIFPGQAA, translated from the coding sequence TTGACGAATTCCCGTCGCTTGGAAGGGACAATAGGCCGCCAGGCATGGATCGGCCATAAGGAGATTGAAATGAGACCAGCGAAGACCGATATGATGCAGGGGTTTCGATACCATGTCACATCTGCAAATGCGAGCGGTGTGGATCTTTTCCAGAGCACCCCAGCGTCAGATCGTGATAACTACGAGGCGAAAGCGGTGGCCGGATTCAATCAGGTGACGATGCCGGAGTTGTCGGTGGAGGTTGCCGAGTACCGAGAGGGGAATTCGATTTGGGCCATGAAGTTCCCAGGGCCGCCTACCGTTTCCGAGCTGTCGCTCATGCGCGGCATCACAAAGAGGGACACGGCGTTTCATCAGATGGTCATGGCGTCGGTGAATGGTCAAGAGTACCGCTGCGACGTTACGATCTGGCACTATCAGAGGACCGAGATGGCGGATGCGGTTGCGGGCACGACGGACAAGTCGAAGCACCGCAGGATCGAATGCGGGGAATGTTTCGCGACCACGGCCAAGGTGGGGGATTTCGATGCGACAGCCAGCGAGGTGTCCATCGCTGAGACAACGATTGCTATCGAGAAGTTCGATATCTTCCCCGGACAGGCGGCATAA
- a CDS encoding phage tail sheath subtilisin-like domain-containing protein: protein MNDFAHAGVYIQEVPSGPGPIAGVSTSNFGLVGYSPRGPVNQPTISTSFPEYVRQFGGFSDKGLAAHEAYAFFANGGSIMYFVRVAASDADAAAWDLMADTVEALAVNLEPTGIYSRQLEKTPLTHVGFSLHLNAAIPDNEYVFISDANGNLTVDPVNSGAAAIAAGGSGTINLTTGEINFTINDPTLYIPTGMQATYTYRVFRFQMAWPGEAGNFFRVRINPGSDDYLVQAEARWTRFDVMLDENVSGDALNPAWETVETWADLVFDDPTSPSYITTVINADGSGSSNLEVIDYGNYGNPQDLQGTQVIAEDFSATRVPQGSTATPPVAYDGTIKAWQYALADAPFQKTVSLGFQFSDYVEYDSGVATGGAAGTLNDTTKAWPLTSLMGYVLINKTLGWSAVITNNTATSITFVDINGGPSTPVAGDEYMLVSPKVKIGMGHNTATESVISPGTSSNPARIVPGTVCMQVNVDGVGTKYITDDGAGNLTLDPETLNAVVGKINYTTGQIASPTDVNNVLDFTGNELAVGIPILLGCLYYHSVAVEDDANGNLALSATQTAGVPTKYQLDTNGVNTVSYTTGVVKTTWKLTSDPSLGVPGVYSSVANYYTNPVSELSNILTGGTDGTDITSADVVDPDLAVDQEGVFAFGKVDAMMTLVAADFQTDTYVSWALIDYAELVKDKFVVLTVPHGLSYQEAVTWKKFQLNKYTSRAALYYPHIKVRDPITDVNLDIPCGGHVAGIYSRTDSTRNVGEAPAGMAKGSIQWAVGLEADLTETQCGIVYENKINPLVQWPHTGRVVWGARTLDMSGGEWPYIQQRRLFMFVEKSVFNATHVHIFENNGPTLWSKIDTQVSTFLKGLFDSGYLAGDTPAEAYFVICNSTNNPDTTVKKGIVFCDVGIAANVPGEFLVFRFQQKVIAAAA, encoded by the coding sequence ATGAACGACTTTGCACATGCCGGTGTATATATCCAGGAGGTTCCGAGCGGTCCCGGTCCGATTGCGGGCGTCTCGACATCTAACTTCGGTCTCGTAGGGTACTCACCCCGAGGCCCGGTCAATCAACCCACTATCTCGACCAGCTTCCCGGAATACGTCAGACAGTTTGGCGGATTCTCGGATAAGGGTCTTGCGGCGCATGAGGCGTATGCTTTCTTCGCAAACGGCGGGAGCATCATGTACTTTGTCCGTGTTGCTGCGAGCGATGCGGATGCTGCGGCTTGGGATCTCATGGCCGATACAGTAGAGGCCCTGGCTGTAAACCTCGAGCCTACGGGTATCTACAGCAGGCAACTGGAGAAGACGCCGCTGACACACGTTGGATTTTCGTTGCATCTGAACGCAGCCATTCCCGACAACGAATATGTTTTCATATCGGATGCCAACGGGAATCTCACGGTGGACCCGGTGAACTCGGGTGCGGCTGCTATCGCGGCTGGTGGGTCGGGTACGATCAATCTCACAACCGGGGAAATCAATTTCACAATAAACGACCCGACTCTGTACATACCTACGGGTATGCAGGCTACGTATACGTATCGCGTGTTTCGGTTCCAGATGGCGTGGCCGGGTGAGGCCGGGAATTTCTTCCGCGTGCGGATCAATCCGGGCAGCGATGACTACTTGGTGCAGGCCGAGGCGCGGTGGACGAGATTCGATGTGATGCTGGACGAGAACGTGAGCGGTGATGCGCTGAATCCAGCGTGGGAGACAGTCGAGACATGGGCGGATCTCGTGTTCGATGACCCGACGAGCCCGAGCTATATAACCACCGTGATCAATGCCGACGGCTCTGGGTCTTCCAATCTCGAGGTCATTGACTACGGCAATTACGGCAATCCGCAAGACCTGCAGGGAACTCAGGTTATTGCCGAAGATTTTTCTGCTACGAGGGTTCCGCAGGGAAGCACTGCGACACCACCGGTGGCATACGACGGCACGATCAAGGCATGGCAATATGCGTTGGCGGACGCTCCGTTCCAAAAGACTGTATCGTTGGGATTTCAGTTTTCGGATTACGTCGAGTACGACAGCGGCGTGGCAACAGGCGGTGCGGCCGGTACGCTGAACGATACGACAAAGGCGTGGCCCCTTACGAGCTTGATGGGATATGTTCTGATCAACAAGACGCTGGGATGGTCGGCGGTGATCACTAACAATACGGCTACCAGTATCACGTTTGTCGACATCAACGGTGGGCCGTCGACACCCGTGGCTGGCGATGAATATATGCTGGTTAGCCCGAAGGTGAAGATCGGAATGGGGCACAACACGGCTACGGAGAGCGTGATTTCGCCCGGAACGTCGTCAAATCCGGCAAGGATAGTTCCCGGAACGGTCTGTATGCAGGTCAACGTCGATGGTGTTGGCACCAAGTACATTACCGATGACGGGGCTGGGAATCTGACGTTAGATCCGGAAACTCTGAACGCAGTAGTTGGCAAGATCAATTACACCACAGGGCAGATTGCGAGCCCAACCGATGTCAATAACGTCTTGGATTTCACCGGGAATGAATTGGCGGTAGGTATTCCAATCTTGTTAGGTTGTCTCTACTATCACTCCGTGGCAGTAGAGGACGACGCCAACGGAAACCTGGCTTTGTCGGCGACACAGACCGCCGGAGTCCCGACGAAGTATCAGCTCGATACGAACGGCGTGAATACTGTCAGCTACACGACGGGGGTGGTAAAGACCACTTGGAAGCTTACAAGCGACCCGAGTCTTGGAGTTCCCGGCGTGTACAGCTCCGTCGCCAACTACTACACGAATCCGGTGAGTGAGCTGTCCAATATCCTGACAGGCGGGACTGACGGCACGGACATCACGAGCGCGGACGTTGTGGACCCGGATTTGGCGGTAGACCAAGAGGGCGTGTTCGCGTTCGGAAAAGTGGACGCAATGATGACACTCGTTGCGGCGGACTTCCAGACGGACACCTACGTTTCGTGGGCCTTGATTGATTACGCGGAGTTGGTCAAGGACAAGTTCGTGGTACTGACGGTTCCGCACGGGCTGTCGTATCAGGAGGCGGTGACCTGGAAGAAGTTCCAACTCAACAAGTACACGAGCCGCGCAGCTCTGTACTATCCGCACATCAAGGTGCGCGATCCGATAACGGACGTGAACCTCGATATCCCATGCGGAGGTCACGTTGCCGGTATCTATTCGCGGACAGACTCGACACGGAACGTGGGCGAGGCACCGGCGGGCATGGCGAAGGGCTCGATTCAGTGGGCAGTCGGCTTGGAGGCCGATCTGACCGAGACGCAATGCGGTATCGTGTACGAGAACAAGATCAACCCGCTGGTTCAGTGGCCGCATACAGGGCGCGTGGTGTGGGGAGCGCGGACGCTCGACATGTCTGGCGGCGAATGGCCGTACATCCAACAACGCCGGTTGTTCATGTTCGTCGAGAAGTCGGTGTTCAACGCGACGCATGTGCACATCTTCGAGAACAATGGCCCGACGCTGTGGAGCAAGATCGATACACAGGTATCGACATTCTTGAAGGGTCTGTTCGACTCGGGATACCTGGCAGGAGACACACCGGCAGAAGCGTACTTTGTAATCTGCAACAGCACGAATAACCCGGATACTACAGTTAAGAAGGGCATCGTATTTTGCGATGTTGGAATCGCGGCGAACGTGCCGGGTGAGTTCTTGGTATTCAGGTTCCAGCAGAAGGTTATCGCTGCGGCGGCGTAA